DNA from Ignavibacteria bacterium:
TGCACTTCTCGAATCAATGCAAGAGCACAATGTAACTGCGGCGGGACAAACATATCATCTCGACGAACCGTTTTTTGTTCTCGCAACGCAAAATCCGATTGAGCAGGAAGGAACATATCCTTTGCCCGAAGCGCAACTCGATAGATTTATGTTCAACTTGTGGCTCGATTATCCTTCGGCGAAAGAAGAACAAGCAATTGTAAAATCAACGACGAGTTCCGTTGTTCCGAAGTTGGAAAAAACTTTATCTGCGAAAGAAATTATCTTCTTTCAGGATTTAGTTCGCCGCGTTCCTGTTGCCGATAACGTGATTGAGTTTGCAGTACATCTCGTTACAAAAACTCGTCCGAACGATTCCACTGCGCCGAAGTTTATCAAAGATTGGTTGCGTTGGGGAGCGGGACCACGCGCATCGCAATATTTAATTCTCGGCGCGAAAACAAAAGCAATTCTCGAAGGACGACACACGCCGGAAATTGCCGATGTGAAAGCAATGTCGGGACCAGTGTTGCGTCATCGCATTGTTCCCAATTTCAATGCAGAAGCAGAAGGTGTTTCTGCAATTTCGATTGTGGAAAAACTTCTTGCGTCAAATTAAACGTCTGATATACGAATGACGAATAACTAATGACTAATTACTCTTATTTGAAAAGTCATTGGTTATTCGTCATTGGTCATTAGTAAAATGTCATCAACTTTTCATCTTTCCACAAGCGGAAATATTTTTCTTCTGATTGCGTTTGTTCTTGTAGCAATCGCCGGCGCATTTATTTTTTATCGCTTCACACTTCCTCCCGTTCCCAATTCGAAAAGAATTTTTCTTGCAACGCTTCGTTCGCTCGCATTGAGTTTATTGTTGCTATTATTGTTTGAACCGATTCTCTCGCTCGTAAAAACATTTCAGCAAGAACCTACGATTGCAATTCTTCTCGATAACTCATTGAGTATGACATTGCCGAATGGAGCAAAACAACGAAAAGATTTAGTGATAGAAAAATTCTCCGAAGAAAACTTAAAGAAAATTTCTTCTAAACTTTCGCCGAAACTATTTTCATTTGAACAAAAAGCAAAACAACTTCGAGCGATTGATTCGATGCAATTCAATGGCGAACTCACAAACATTGCGCAATCGCTTTCCGATGTAAAGAAAGAAATGCTTTCGCAAAACACGCAAGCGATTTTACTTGTGAGCGACGGAAATGTTACCGAAGGAGTGAATCCGATTTACGAAGCGGAAGAACTCGGTGTTCCGATTTTCACTGTCGGACTTGGCGATACGGTTGAACAAAAAGATATTCTCGTTTCAAAACTCATTACGAATAATGTTGCATATGCGGAAACAAAACTTCCCATTGATGTTTCGATTCGCAATGTTGGCTTCGATAATCATAATGTGCAAGTTTCGTTGTTAGAAGATGGAAAACAAATCGAACAGAAAATTGTATCACTGAAAAAAGAACAGCGGGAAATTCCGCTTTCCTTTTCTGTCGAACTCAAAAACGAAGGTGTGAAAAAATTTTCTGTCAATGTTTCTTCGCTCAAAGATGAACTCACAACAAGCAACAATACACAAACTGTTTTCGTGAATGTTTTGAAAAGTAAAACGCCAATTGTTTTATTTGCCGGAACTCCAACTCCAGACGTTGCAGCGATTCGACAATTGCTGAACGAAGATGGACATTTTTCGTTGCATACGTTTGTTCAGAAAAAGCAGAATGAATTTTACGAAGGAATTGTTTCTCAGAAAACTCTCGATAGTGCAGAATGTTTTGTGTTTGTGAATTTTCCTTCGAGCGCAACGAGTTCACAAACAATTCAACAACTTGCAGAATTATTTCAACGCAAACAATCGTCGTTATTTTTCATTGGCGGAAAAAATGTTGATTACAACAAATTGAAACAATTTCAAAATTTTCTTCCATTTGGTTGGAACAGCGTAAGCGCAAGCGAGTTGGAAATATTTTGTGAAGTAGAAAATCAATCGTTGTCGAATGTACTACTCAATGCAAGCGGAACAATCACCGTTTCCACGTGGAATCAACTTCCTCCGTTGTACAAAACACAAACAATCGTTGAAGCGAAAGCTGATGCAGACGTGCTTGCGTATTCTCGGCTGCAAACAATTTCGTTGAATGAGCCCCTATTGTTGGCACGTTCACTCAATCGTCAGCGAACCGTTGCGTTTGTCGGTTATGGAATGTATCGCTGGCGTTTGATGAGCGGTGGAAATTCTTCCGTACAAAATTTTCTTCCGACATTTTTTACGAATGCAATTCGCTGGTTGATTTCCAATGAGAATGATAAACCGATTCGTGTTGCGCCGACGAAACAAATTTTTTCCGGTACCGAGCCGGTTGAATTTTCCGGCATTGTTTCCAACGAACAACTTCAACCACTCGATTATGCGAATATTGAAATTACCACTACGAAAGAAAATTTTTCTCGTAGTTTTGTTCTTCAAAATATTGGAAGTGGAAAGTACAACGGTACACTCGATGATTTGGAGGCGGGAGATTATTCCTATTCTGCCAAAATAAAACGAGGAGATATTGAAATCGGGAAAGATGGTGGGAAGTTTTCTGTCGGTTCACTCACGGTTGAATTTTTGAAAACAACGATGGATAAGCAACTTCTCGAACAACTCGCATATAAAACCGGCGGAGAATTTGCAACATCGGAAAATTACAATGCGCTTTTAGAAAAAATTCTTTCCCGAAATTTTGAGCCGAAGGAAAAGATTCAACATTCCGAAATTGAACTTTGGCATTGGCAATATATTTTATACGGAATAATTTTTCTTCTTGCAATGGAGTGGTTTGTAAGAAGAAGAAGTGGAATGTTGTAAGCGATGTGAGATTTGCGGTTTTAAATTACCTGCGCATACCGCAAATCCCACATCACATATCTGTTTTCTGTTACGATACAGAAGAATTGCTTTCGTTTGCTTGTGTTGGAGGAATTATTTTTTGCTGTTCGTTTTTCTTATCAATAACAAAATATGTTATGAGAAGTGCAAGACCAATGGAAATTGCAATAATGGAGAATTTAAATTCATCGCTGATATGTCTGTCCATCGTGTCAAAATAACCGACGAGAACAAAACCAACTCCCGTAAAGAAAAACATCATTCCCCATTTGAGTGTGGAGTATTTATCCTTTTGTTTTGATTTGTCGCGTTGAAAAACTGCATTAATCATTTCCGGGGTCATTCCGCGTTCCATCGCGTACATTTTTTCGCGATGTCTGGAAATGATGAAAATGCTGAAGACGATAGCCATTGTGATAAAGAGTGAAGTTGGAACGATAATTTCTGCCATAACAATTTTCCTTTATGAAATGTAAGTTGAATATGTTGTAATAAATAATTGTAGTTGCTGTATCGTTTGACTTGTTCTCCAGAAAAAATGTTTCTTTCGCCGAAAGATTTTTTGTAATTTCGCCCCGAGCTTTTTTTCCGATTGAAAGAAACCTTTCTATTTCTTTGTTAGTCTAATGACTCGTGAGACGAATATATCAGCATTCGGTATGCTACTAAGCGATAGCGATATCATTCAACGCGTGAATGCTGGCGACACACGACAATTTGCGGTTTTGTTGGAACGCTATCAAAATAAAGCGTACACACTTGCAATTCGTTTGCTCAAAAATCGTGAAGATGCGGAGGAAGCGACGCAGGATGCATTTATTCGCGCATTTAGGGCGTTAAAAAAATTTCAAGGTTCTTCTTCCTTTGGAACGTGGCTGTACAGAATTGTCTACAATGTTTCACTCTCTAAACTCAGTTCAAGAAAAGATATTTTTCAACCGCTTGAAACGGAAAGTGAAGACGATGAACCGCAGCGTGAGTTAGCGATAGAACCTTCTGCCGTTGATACGACGTACGAACGGGAAGAAACTAAAACACTCGTTCGCAACACAATGGAAAAATTACCGCAACATTATCAGGTGATTTTGACATTATTTTATATTGAAGAATTACGCTACGATGAAATTTGCGAAGTTACCGGACTTCCTTTAGGAACAGTAAAAACACATTTATTTCGAGCGCGAACCGCATTACAAAAAATTATTTCCAAAGATTTTTCTCGGGAAGAAATTTCCTTATGAATCACCCTTCGAACATACAACTTAATGAATACGCTGACAATGCGTTGTTGCTAAGAGAGAGAGATTCCGTTCACCGACACGTTCGTGAATGTTATCAATGTCGTCGCTTTGTTCAATCGTTGCAATCTTTGGGAACGGTAATTCGCCAAACATCCCTGGAAACGCCTTCGCCGAATTTTACCGAACGTGTAATGTTTTCTGTAACGCAAGAAACGTTTTTCTCATTCGCATGGAAGCCGTTGATACTGTTTGTTCTTATATTTTTGGTCAATACAATTTTCGTGTATCAGCAAGGAAATCCACCGGAAATAACGGCACCTTCGCAAACGAATAATTTAATTCAGTTGGTAAAAAATTATGTTGCGTTCGGTACGCAAATGTTCGCTGGTTTTGTAGAAAAGTATTTATCGCTTATCGGAGGAAGTTTTTTTGCTCATTCGTGGTACCTTGTTGTTGCCTTGCTTGGCGCCTATCTCTTTGATAAATTCTATTTGAATGCACTCGTTCGGAAGAAAGTGTAATTCTCTCTAATTTTCCCTATCTTTTCCGCGAAAAAATTTCAAGCAAAATTTCTTTCGCCTTTGTGAAAACGCTTCTTCGATTTGTAAAAATAGAACATTCTCTTTTTTCGCTTCCGCTTATTTTTTCCGGAATATTTCTTGCGGAAAATGCGAAAGAAATTTTCACGTTCACGTTTTTTATTCTCGTTTTACTTGCGGCAATTTCCGCTCGACTTGTAGCAATGTCGCTCAACAGAATTATTGATAGAGAAATTGACAAACGCAATCCGCGCACAGCAATACGCGAACTTCCCAGTGGAAAAATGACATTATCGTATGCTTCAATAATTACAATAATTTCAAGTGCAATTTATTTTTCCGCTGCGTTTAATGTTTCGGAATTTTGTTTCGTGCTTTCTCCGATTCCACTTATCATATTTATTGTTTACCCATATCTCAAACGCTTCACGCAATTTGCGCATTTTGGCGTTGGTATAGGATTATCAATGGCTCCGCTGGGCGGTTGGTTTGCGGCAAAAAGTTTCGGGGGAAATTTTCTCTACAATTCTTTTTTCGATTTGCTTCCGGGAATGTTCATTACACTTTTCACGATTTTGTGGGGAACGGGATTCGATATTATTTATTCTACACTCGATGAAGAGTTTGATAAGAGAGAAAATCTCTTTTCGTTTCCTTCGCGTTTCGGAAAAGAAAAAGCGTTACAATATTCTGCATTGCTCCATATTCTTGCGTTCTGTGTTCTCGTTGCGCTGTATTTTGTTTCGGTGAAAAGTTTCATAGCGCTCCCATTTCTTTTACTCAGCGGATTTCTTCTATATCTCGAACAAAAAAAATCAAACGACGTTGAACTTGCATTTTTCAAAATCAATGCGGTGTTGGGATTTGTCGTATTCATTATGGTTTTACTGAAAAATTAAAAAAGTTATTAGTCATTGGTAATTTGTCATTAGTTCTACTTTTGAACAAACTACCAATTACTAATGACCAATGACAAATTGCTTTTCAAAAAAAATGAAGATAATAGTAGGTATTACTGGAAGTTCCGGCGCAATTTACGCACAAAAATTTTTAGAGAAATGTCCCGATGATAAATTCCTTGTTGTAAGTAAGTGGGGAAAAGCGTTGCTGAAGGATGAACTGCGAATTTCTGAAAAAGAATTGCAACCGTTTATCAAAAAACAATTTGACGACAACGATTTAACTGCGCCAATTGCTTCAGGCTCAAATTATTTCGATGCATTTGTCATTCTTCCATGTTCCACTTCTACTCTTGGGAAAATTGCAAGCGGCATCGGCGATACGTTGATAACACGCGCTGCCGCGGTGTGTTTGAAAGAGCGATACAAACTCATTCTCTGCATTCGCGAAACGCCGCTTTCCACTATTTCACTCGAGCAATGCACCAAACTTTCAACAAACGGAGTAATTATTATGCCGATTTCCCCGCCGCTTTATTTTGTTCCCAAAACTGTTGACGAATACGTGAGCGCTTTTGTCGAAAAAGTATTGCACGTTATCGGTGTGCGAAATGCGAAAGGATGGAGAAGCGAGGAATTGGAGTAAAGAAATAAGGTCGTGTTTTACGAGAGTTGCTGGCATCTTTCAAAGACTGTAAACGGTCTTGCTGGACGAAAAAAATCATCAATGATTCTTTGGTTCAATCCCGATGTATCGGGTTTTTTTTGCCGTAGCGCGACCATTGATAGTCGTGGAAAAATTTTCTTTTTATTCTCTATTTTCCATTTATCAATACTAGAAATCGCTGAATGGGGAAGAAATGTCTTAATGAGTCATTCTCGATTCATTGGGATACTTTGACACAAAATCACTTTCCATTCTATAGGTCAAGGAACGTAGCCGTATCTTTAACAAGTTGACAAAAAATTATTTTTACTAAACATACGAGGCACAAATTTTTCTCATCCATTTCTTTTATCTCTT
Protein-coding regions in this window:
- a CDS encoding MoxR family ATPase; the protein is ALLESMQEHNVTAAGQTYHLDEPFFVLATQNPIEQEGTYPLPEAQLDRFMFNLWLDYPSAKEEQAIVKSTTSSVVPKLEKTLSAKEIIFFQDLVRRVPVADNVIEFAVHLVTKTRPNDSTAPKFIKDWLRWGAGPRASQYLILGAKTKAILEGRHTPEIADVKAMSGPVLRHRIVPNFNAEAEGVSAISIVEKLLASN
- a CDS encoding VWA domain-containing protein, with amino-acid sequence MSSTFHLSTSGNIFLLIAFVLVAIAGAFIFYRFTLPPVPNSKRIFLATLRSLALSLLLLLLFEPILSLVKTFQQEPTIAILLDNSLSMTLPNGAKQRKDLVIEKFSEENLKKISSKLSPKLFSFEQKAKQLRAIDSMQFNGELTNIAQSLSDVKKEMLSQNTQAILLVSDGNVTEGVNPIYEAEELGVPIFTVGLGDTVEQKDILVSKLITNNVAYAETKLPIDVSIRNVGFDNHNVQVSLLEDGKQIEQKIVSLKKEQREIPLSFSVELKNEGVKKFSVNVSSLKDELTTSNNTQTVFVNVLKSKTPIVLFAGTPTPDVAAIRQLLNEDGHFSLHTFVQKKQNEFYEGIVSQKTLDSAECFVFVNFPSSATSSQTIQQLAELFQRKQSSLFFIGGKNVDYNKLKQFQNFLPFGWNSVSASELEIFCEVENQSLSNVLLNASGTITVSTWNQLPPLYKTQTIVEAKADADVLAYSRLQTISLNEPLLLARSLNRQRTVAFVGYGMYRWRLMSGGNSSVQNFLPTFFTNAIRWLISNENDKPIRVAPTKQIFSGTEPVEFSGIVSNEQLQPLDYANIEITTTKENFSRSFVLQNIGSGKYNGTLDDLEAGDYSYSAKIKRGDIEIGKDGGKFSVGSLTVEFLKTTMDKQLLEQLAYKTGGEFATSENYNALLEKILSRNFEPKEKIQHSEIELWHWQYILYGIIFLLAMEWFVRRRSGML
- a CDS encoding sigma-70 family RNA polymerase sigma factor, encoding MTRETNISAFGMLLSDSDIIQRVNAGDTRQFAVLLERYQNKAYTLAIRLLKNREDAEEATQDAFIRAFRALKKFQGSSSFGTWLYRIVYNVSLSKLSSRKDIFQPLETESEDDEPQRELAIEPSAVDTTYEREETKTLVRNTMEKLPQHYQVILTLFYIEELRYDEICEVTGLPLGTVKTHLFRARTALQKIISKDFSREEISL
- a CDS encoding 4-hydroxybenzoate octaprenyltransferase, which gives rise to MLFECTRSEESVILSNFPYLFREKISSKISFAFVKTLLRFVKIEHSLFSLPLIFSGIFLAENAKEIFTFTFFILVLLAAISARLVAMSLNRIIDREIDKRNPRTAIRELPSGKMTLSYASIITIISSAIYFSAAFNVSEFCFVLSPIPLIIFIVYPYLKRFTQFAHFGVGIGLSMAPLGGWFAAKSFGGNFLYNSFFDLLPGMFITLFTILWGTGFDIIYSTLDEEFDKRENLFSFPSRFGKEKALQYSALLHILAFCVLVALYFVSVKSFIALPFLLLSGFLLYLEQKKSNDVELAFFKINAVLGFVVFIMVLLKN
- a CDS encoding UbiX family flavin prenyltransferase yields the protein MTNCFSKKMKIIVGITGSSGAIYAQKFLEKCPDDKFLVVSKWGKALLKDELRISEKELQPFIKKQFDDNDLTAPIASGSNYFDAFVILPCSTSTLGKIASGIGDTLITRAAAVCLKERYKLILCIRETPLSTISLEQCTKLSTNGVIIMPISPPLYFVPKTVDEYVSAFVEKVLHVIGVRNAKGWRSEELE